A window from Tautonia rosea encodes these proteins:
- a CDS encoding FHA domain-containing protein gives MLPPRRDDVPAPRTPSVRSIRPEPNDLPDHFWETRPAAAEPLPLADRVKRENPWETSIPSQAPPTDSALLAREIVPGQEFDTAVGPKRPQPIASPDPRVQAPASPGSTGISAIPSSKSPVEEVRKPSRPLVSPTSRAPSSANATYVPGITPGSSEERDSSLLRLEILAGDGESIFERLATISSGEFTLGRSAVEQFVGRGSATRHLADRHLRFVVDEDDHLVVEDLGTVNGVYLKIPEHSSVPLTEGSRFRVGRHVIVFREASSVSTPSPLVSPSGEVFYCREFSPRAFLEFIGPDGQPAASVPITKTDLTVIGREGEGCDIALTGDHWVSRRHACLREREGHFVLEDLGSKNGTFLKMGERTRIRVGDRAFPDSADIVLIGELHFRVTRR, from the coding sequence ATGTTGCCTCCTCGACGGGACGACGTGCCAGCCCCGAGAACTCCTTCTGTACGGTCGATCCGGCCTGAGCCGAACGATCTTCCCGACCATTTCTGGGAAACGCGGCCCGCTGCAGCCGAGCCGTTGCCCTTGGCTGACCGAGTGAAACGGGAGAATCCTTGGGAGACGTCGATTCCTTCCCAGGCGCCTCCAACGGATTCCGCTCTACTGGCTCGGGAGATCGTACCAGGCCAGGAGTTCGACACCGCTGTAGGTCCAAAGCGTCCACAACCGATCGCCTCGCCCGATCCGCGAGTTCAGGCACCAGCGTCGCCGGGATCAACGGGAATCTCGGCGATCCCCTCCTCGAAGTCGCCCGTCGAGGAGGTTCGCAAACCGTCTCGACCTCTAGTTTCTCCAACTTCCCGGGCGCCGAGTTCAGCAAACGCAACCTATGTACCCGGGATCACTCCCGGTTCTTCGGAGGAGCGGGATTCGTCGCTATTGAGGCTGGAAATTCTTGCAGGAGATGGGGAAAGCATTTTCGAGCGGCTTGCAACGATTTCCTCGGGTGAGTTCACGCTAGGGCGGTCGGCTGTGGAACAGTTCGTGGGTCGGGGTTCCGCGACCCGACACCTCGCCGATCGCCATTTGCGTTTTGTCGTTGATGAGGACGATCACCTTGTCGTCGAGGATCTCGGAACGGTGAATGGTGTGTATCTGAAGATTCCCGAACATAGCTCAGTTCCCCTCACCGAAGGGTCACGATTCAGGGTTGGCCGGCATGTGATTGTCTTTCGCGAGGCTTCGTCGGTATCGACACCTTCTCCACTGGTTAGTCCCTCAGGAGAGGTGTTTTATTGCCGGGAATTTTCCCCTCGAGCTTTCCTCGAGTTCATCGGACCGGATGGCCAACCGGCTGCCTCGGTGCCAATCACAAAGACGGATCTGACGGTCATTGGTCGCGAAGGCGAGGGGTGCGACATCGCATTGACCGGCGATCACTGGGTCAGTCGTCGCCACGCTTGCCTGAGAGAACGCGAAGGCCATTTCGTGCTGGAAGATCTCGGAAGCAAGAACGGGACCTTCCTGAAGATGGGAGAGCGGACACGAATTCGGGTCGGCGATCGGGCTTTCCCCGACTCCGCTGACATCGTTCTGATCGGCGAACTTCACTTTCGGGTTACGCGACGCTAG
- a CDS encoding type VI secretion protein IcmF/TssM N-terminal domain-containing protein, protein MLSSLLWNKVSLIMYGAVAIASAGAAVLWSKHPLRWLLVIATIVLAIGAFGPWKVPEIDPQLPSIFSGWALRVWLFGLGLIALLSMTHLVATLVRHARGLTFEQGEGRFSDLDAAWQEIQIRLGQAGIDLGRQRLYLLLGPDEGQATALIDSANVQLFGRAPSSADAPIHAYAVADGVLLSCAGASSFGRANGDGPDRLAHLCRLIRQLNPEEPVLRGVAALLPISVAGSGNELQVASAIRNDLNAIRSGLRLRCPTYTVFTGMETVAGFDDFVARIPANLRQSRCGFSIPGAQLYRSEFISIGIQWMRQWFNSWSLELMVQEIRNKNSNSRLMLLNNVVRRNRDQLIHLLDASLSTHEQSEPVLFRGCYFVSNGAEDHQRAFATGLVAGRGGRLLVDHGLTTWSKEAERLDARYRFIAMGLALAATFVAVPFWYFGIITRLEETDQSWIGWTGLIGLALTWIVVLSIWRLRRPAVQTTEATAGKAEIPSVA, encoded by the coding sequence ATGCTCTCTTCGTTGTTGTGGAATAAAGTCTCTCTGATCATGTACGGGGCCGTCGCGATTGCTAGTGCGGGGGCTGCCGTGTTGTGGTCGAAGCATCCGTTGCGATGGCTGTTGGTAATTGCCACCATCGTTCTCGCGATCGGAGCGTTTGGACCCTGGAAGGTCCCGGAGATCGACCCGCAGTTACCTTCGATCTTTTCGGGATGGGCGCTTCGGGTTTGGCTCTTTGGGCTCGGATTGATTGCCCTGCTCTCGATGACCCATCTCGTTGCGACCCTCGTCCGCCATGCTCGCGGCCTAACATTCGAACAGGGCGAGGGGCGTTTCTCGGATCTCGATGCCGCCTGGCAGGAGATCCAGATCCGACTGGGTCAGGCTGGTATCGATTTGGGCCGGCAACGCCTTTACCTCTTGCTCGGCCCCGACGAGGGACAGGCCACGGCACTCATCGATTCCGCCAATGTGCAACTCTTTGGACGCGCACCGTCCTCGGCCGACGCTCCCATCCACGCCTATGCGGTCGCCGACGGCGTCTTGCTCAGTTGTGCTGGAGCATCGAGCTTTGGCAGAGCCAACGGAGACGGTCCCGATCGCCTTGCCCACCTTTGCCGCTTGATTCGTCAGCTGAATCCCGAGGAACCAGTGCTCCGAGGAGTGGCCGCCTTACTTCCGATCAGCGTTGCAGGCAGCGGGAACGAGCTCCAGGTCGCCTCGGCCATTCGGAACGATCTGAATGCGATTCGATCGGGCCTGCGGCTCCGCTGCCCGACCTACACCGTCTTCACTGGCATGGAGACGGTCGCCGGCTTTGATGATTTTGTTGCCCGAATCCCGGCCAATCTGAGGCAAAGTCGCTGTGGATTCTCGATTCCTGGCGCTCAACTTTACCGATCCGAATTCATCTCCATCGGCATTCAGTGGATGCGCCAGTGGTTCAATTCATGGTCCCTGGAGCTTATGGTTCAAGAAATACGCAATAAAAATAGCAATAGTCGGTTGATGCTCCTCAATAACGTCGTACGCCGCAACCGCGACCAGTTAATCCATCTGCTCGACGCATCCCTTTCCACGCATGAGCAGTCGGAGCCGGTCCTGTTCCGGGGATGTTATTTCGTTTCCAACGGGGCCGAAGACCACCAGCGGGCATTTGCAACGGGACTGGTTGCGGGCCGGGGTGGGCGACTCCTGGTTGACCACGGTCTCACGACCTGGTCAAAGGAAGCCGAACGGCTCGACGCACGATACCGATTCATCGCGATGGGCCTGGCGTTGGCGGCTACATTTGTGGCCGTCCCGTTCTGGTATTTCGGCATCATCACCCGATTGGAAGAAACCGATCAATCATGGATCGGCTGGACCGGGCTGATAGGACTGGCGCTCACCTGGATCGTGGTGCTGAGTATCTGGCGGCTACGTCGTCCCGCTGTCCAGACCACGGAAGCCACCGCGGGCAAAGCGGAAATCCCTAGCGTCGCGTAA
- a CDS encoding DotU family type IV/VI secretion system protein, which yields MTDAFADLIHPYFEHVIALQDRLAWGESPSIDVVKNELLVYLDRIENRAATNPLLAEDFAMVKYGLVAWTDEVLTDSEWGQSVDWGAQEQILEWDLYRSNLRAEKFFDMAAQAERRGSPDTVEVYLLCVALGFRGRMALVDETQLLDWVSHLYQLVLQASSVSSKPAFPEAIQAAKPQGIGSLRGAGLLVTVSSLVAISALVTLAFYILSVHLDYVR from the coding sequence ATGACCGATGCGTTCGCTGATCTCATCCACCCCTACTTCGAGCACGTCATCGCCCTCCAGGACCGTCTGGCCTGGGGAGAGTCTCCCTCGATCGACGTGGTGAAGAACGAATTGCTCGTGTATCTCGACCGAATCGAAAACCGAGCCGCCACCAACCCTCTGCTCGCCGAAGACTTCGCCATGGTCAAGTACGGACTCGTTGCCTGGACTGACGAGGTCTTGACCGACTCCGAATGGGGCCAGTCGGTCGATTGGGGTGCTCAGGAACAGATCCTCGAATGGGACCTTTACCGGAGCAACCTCCGCGCCGAGAAGTTCTTTGACATGGCCGCTCAGGCCGAGCGGCGAGGCAGTCCCGACACGGTCGAGGTTTACTTGCTCTGTGTCGCCCTCGGTTTCCGAGGTCGGATGGCTCTGGTTGATGAGACACAGTTGCTCGACTGGGTCAGCCATCTGTATCAACTGGTCCTCCAGGCCAGCTCCGTCTCGTCGAAACCTGCCTTCCCCGAAGCGATCCAGGCTGCCAAGCCTCAAGGCATCGGATCGCTTCGCGGGGCCGGATTGCTTGTAACGGTGAGCTCCCTCGTGGCAATCTCGGCCCTGGTGACACTTGCCTTCTACATCCTGTCGGTGCATCTCGACTATGTTCGATGA